AATCTCTGGGTTTTAAGATTTTAATCCTGGCTTTCTTTGCgtcaacataaaacaaaaaaaattaaagagcaatttcaaattttctatcgatacaaaaatattcaccTTGCACTTGCACAACACTATTAACATGAGTCAACACTGCCAACCGCTTGGAAAATCCCTTATTTGCGGTAAATAAAGTATGacaaaaatcataattaaaatgttcacGGGGAAATAGCGGGAAATCAGGCTATTGCCGACCTCTGCTGAACGTAAGTATCCCCCTGTGAACGCCAGTGCGAGCCAACCATACCGGTCACGGGCAGCCTCAAGGAGGAAGGAAAGGTGGACAGCCTCCATCCACTGCACGTGACAACAAAATATTGGTCCAGTGAATCGGAAAAGTTGCAGGGAAATTGAGGGAAATGTAATTTTTCACTGGCTACACTGCACATGACATGACACAATAATGACAGTGAcagtaaataagaaaataatgttttggttggatttagataaaaaatgatCTATCTCGGTAAACTTACGTATTCCAAGTAACACAACGTAATACTGTACGTACATACCCAATTACATACTTTATAAATTATTCTTGTAACCATGTTTCAGCCGattgaaaatacttttctttaCTTTGCTTATGGAAGtaatttactgaaaaaaagGATTCATATTAACAATCCATCAGCAAAATTCCTAGGAATCGGACAATTGAATGTAAGTTGCTCAATGTATTACTCAAGTGATATTGACATTTCCTATTATACCTAATGTAGTGTACATACTTTAGTTCAGACGCTATTTACATTCAAAAGATAGATTATTTAATGGCAGAGAAATAGAAGAGTTTGGGGTGCCAAAGACATATCTTCTTTGAGCCAATTGTAACTGTAGATAATGTAATATATCCTGGATACTGGGTATCCACTTTTGTAATAGTTTATGTAATtatatgtttagtttttgtaattgtatttatctaatttatttttattttttaggatCACTTGCttgattttatcaaatattctGAACACTGGAGAGGAACATCCGCAACGATAGTACCTACACCCGGTGCGCACATTTGGGGAGCTATATGGAGATTGCACAATGATGACATGCCAGCTCTGGACAAGTAAGCATGCTAACAagtcaaaatgttttataatcatacaaaatatctgtatatttatattttccattAATTTTAGGCAAGAAGGAGTTGATACCAATTGGTATTTTGCCAAAACTGTGAAAGTTATTCTACCTAATGGTTCATCTGTGGATTGCCGAACATACCAACAGACAATTAATCCTCCGCAAAGAAAACCTGGTGAAGAACTGCCAGTAGATAGAAGACCCTGCATAACA
The window above is part of the Helicoverpa armigera isolate CAAS_96S chromosome 3, ASM3070526v1, whole genome shotgun sequence genome. Proteins encoded here:
- the LOC110377784 gene encoding gamma-glutamylcyclotransferase, which codes for MFQPIENTFLYFAYGSNLLKKRIHINNPSAKFLGIGQLNDHLLDFIKYSEHWRGTSATIVPTPGAHIWGAIWRLHNDDMPALDKQEGVDTNWYFAKTVKVILPNGSSVDCRTYQQTINPPQRKPGEELPVDRRPCITYLDCIINGAIECNLPEDYINELKKIPNNGQEASPKMIEKLNRSS